The following proteins come from a genomic window of Lolium rigidum isolate FL_2022 chromosome 5, APGP_CSIRO_Lrig_0.1, whole genome shotgun sequence:
- the LOC124651822 gene encoding uncharacterized protein LOC124651822 — protein sequence MAFSKPLALLLLLAVAATATCAAGQQDCSGHKVTVQNLCGHDLNLGIAPVADSKLLFSNGMLLPHGNHQSFDVCAWTGSVSAQGAAVAKFHLGHDGGAYYEVSTDQASSAIHVSVTPHGNPLLGHCPTAGCNEDKCFEHSVPGGNCHGVSEMKVVYYKKH from the coding sequence atggctttctccaagcccctTGCCCTCCTCCTGCTGCTGGCGGTGGCAGCGACGGCGACGTGCGCCGCCGGGCAGCAGGACTGCAGCGGGCACAAGGTGACGGTGCAGAACCTGTGCGGGCACGACCTGAACCTGGGCATCGCCCCCGTCGCCGACAGCAAGCTCCTCTTCAGCAACGGGATGCTCCTCCCCCACGGGAACCACCAGTCCTTCGACGTGTGCGCGTGGACGGGGAGCGTGTCGGCGCAGGGCGCCGCCGTGGCCAAGTTCCACCTCGGCCACGACGGTGGCGCCTACTACGAGGTGAGCACGGACCAGGCGAGCTCCGCCATCCACGTCTCCGTCACGCCGCACGGCAACCCGCTGCTGGGCCACTGCCCCACCGCCGGCTGCAACGAGGACAAGTGCTTCGAGCACTCCGTCCCCGGCGGCAACTGCCATGGCGTCTCCGAGATGAAGGTCGTCTACTACAAGAAGCACTAA
- the LOC124655989 gene encoding uncharacterized protein LOC124655989 — protein sequence MAFSKALVALMLALAATAVSAAMQYDPPSCDGHKVTVQNLCDHDLRLNIEPLANSKLLFSNGYLLPRGTHREFPVCAWTGRVKLYGADMVEFHLGHEGGGWYQLTPGPTKSTIPVSCTPHGKLQGHCPTAGCNRSKCFEHSVPGGNCHGVSEMKIVYCST from the coding sequence ATGGCGTTCTCCAAGGCCCTAGTCGCTCTCATGCTGGCgctggcggcgacggcggtgtcCGCCGCCATGCAGTACGACCCCCCCAGCTGCGACGGTCACAAGGTGACGGTGCAGAACCTGTGCGACCACGACCTGCGGCTGAACATCGAGCCGCTGGCCAACAGCAAGCTCCTCTTCAGCAACGGCTACCTCCTCCCACGCGGCACCCACCGTGAGTTCCCGGTGTGCGCGTGGACGGGGCGCGTGAAGCTGTACGGCGCCGACATGGTGGAGTTCCACCTGGGGCACGAAGGCGGAGGCTGGTACCAGCTCACCCCCGGGCCGACCAAGTCCACCATCCCCGTCTCCTGCACCCCGCACGGCAAGCTCCAGGGCCACTGCCCCACCGCCGGCTGCAACAGATCCAAGTGCTTCGAGCACTCCGTCCCCGGCGGCAACTGCCACGGCGTCTCCGAGATGAAGATCGTCTACTGCAGCACCTAG